A window of Fibrobacter sp. UWR2 genomic DNA:
ATTTCGGCAATGGCTCGCTCGTCGAGCTCGGTGAGTTTTTCCTTGCCCTGAGACTTCTTGTAGTATTCCGTCTTGAGCTTGATGGTCTTGTAGGCTTCGACCGTCTTGCGCGGGCTGTAGTACTGCGTAAAGATGAGCTTTAGGTTCTTGTCCTTTGCCAGGGCCTCGGTCATCTTCGTGGCCTTCGCGTACTGCTCGCTCGTAAACTTCGCGCTTGTCGCATCGATAACGACTTCATCGTTCTTGCCAAGGTCGATACCGATGGCGCCCGCTCCGGTGGAGGCGAGGTTGCCAACAATCTTGAGCGGAGAGAGGGCAACCTTGATCAGCAAGTTCGAAACCGTCGTCCAGATGATTTTCCCAATAGAGAACTTCGGGTCCTTCATGTTACCGTGGACCGGGACATCGAACTCAATCTTGTCGTCCTTGTCCTTCAAAATATAGAGGCCAACCTTCATCGGGACCATGAATTCCGGATCGGAATCCGGGTCCTTGTCACCGACATCGATATTGTAGATATCGATGATGTTCTTGCTATCGAGCTCGAAGTTGTTTATCTTGTTCTCGCTCGCGAAGGCAAGCGTACCCGCACTGATCGGATAGCCGGTAAAGTGATGGCTGTAGTTGCTGAAATGCTTGAGGGCGAGGTTCTTCACGCTCACATAGGCATCCATCGTGCCGATATCGTTGAGCGCGCCCTTGTACTTCACGGCAACGCTTCCGCCTTCGGGGAACGATGCATTGACATTGATTGTGCAGGGAGTGTCGAAGTTGATGTTCGAGCCCTTCACGGTAATCGCCCTGACCGTGTAGTTGAACGGCTTGGTGATGGAATGGTCGGTCGCGCTCGCCGTGGTGTTCTGCACCAGGAGCCTGTCAATTTTTGCCTTGAGAGGCTTGGCAGCCTTCTTCTCAGCGGGTTCCTCGGCGTTCTTCGCCTCGGCTGCCGCAGCATCCGTCGAATCGCCAAGTACAAGCTGTTGGTCGGCAGCAAGCTGGGCGCTATCCGGTTCGTCGGCAGAACCCTTCCTGAGGAGCACATCGATATTCGTCTTGCCATTCTTGTAGAGGTCCAGATGCGCAAAGGCTCCATCTACGACTACGGAATCGATGCGGAATTCGTTCTTGTCGATATTGGCACTCGCGATGCCCACACCCACGTGCTTCACGCCAAGCTTTCTACCGCTATTCTCCGTCAGTTCGATATCGTCAACCGAGACCGTTCCCTTGACATTCGAGGCAAGGACTTCGTTCAGGTTGCCCTCGACATCCATCGCAACGGAAAGCGAACCCGAGAAATCCTTGTAGTTGATAAATTCGTTCAGGTAGGGCTTACCGCAGGCAAGCGCGAATTTGCGCAGGTCGATACCCACATGGAAATCATTTGTGGCGGCATTCGCCTGCACATTCACGTTCAGGTCACCGCCGTCAGCGAACTTGAAGCTCACGCCCACATCCGTCTGCTTGTTGCTCAGGTACACCGCCGGAATGCTGACCGAGAAATCCTGAAGCTGGATCTTGGAACCAATCTTCGTGTCCTGGTAAATGATGTTGCCCTTTTCAAATACGATGTTCTCGACAGAGATATTGAAGGGGAGGCCCTCGGCAATTTCTGCCGCGTTCACCATGCCCGTAGAATCAGCCGCAGCAGACTTGGCCACACTGTCGGCAACTGCTAGAGAATCAACCGATGTCGAATCGCCCTTCGCGAGGAACTCCAAGATATCGGTGAAGTTGAAACGGTCTTCGTGCTGCAGCACTCGGGCATACAGTCCCTTCAGGTAGATTTCGCTCACGGCAGCCGTACCCGTAAGCAGCCTCATCGGGTCTACGTTCACGCGGAACTTCTCGAAAGCGACAAACGGAGTCTCGCCGTCTTTCTCGTACACGGCAAGGCTGTCGATATCAAGCGTGAACGAGAACGGATTAAGCGAGATATTCGCTATGTCGGTCTTGCGCCCGATCAGTTCTTCGGAGTTGTTGACGATATAGTTCCTGGCAATTATCGGCGTCACCTTGAGGCCGACAAAAACGAGAACTACGATGGAGGCGATGACTATTCCGGTAATTATGAGGGCTTTTTTCATAATACCGAAAATAATAGAAAAAGTCTTTTTTTATGGCTTGTTAATTTCTCTGTACAGA
This region includes:
- a CDS encoding DUF748 domain-containing protein, with product MKKALIITGIVIASIVVLVFVGLKVTPIIARNYIVNNSEELIGRKTDIANISLNPFSFTLDIDSLAVYEKDGETPFVAFEKFRVNVDPMRLLTGTAAVSEIYLKGLYARVLQHEDRFNFTDILEFLAKGDSTSVDSLAVADSVAKSAAADSTGMVNAAEIAEGLPFNISVENIVFEKGNIIYQDTKIGSKIQLQDFSVSIPAVYLSNKQTDVGVSFKFADGGDLNVNVQANAATNDFHVGIDLRKFALACGKPYLNEFINYKDFSGSLSVAMDVEGNLNEVLASNVKGTVSVDDIELTENSGRKLGVKHVGVGIASANIDKNEFRIDSVVVDGAFAHLDLYKNGKTNIDVLLRKGSADEPDSAQLAADQQLVLGDSTDAAAAEAKNAEEPAEKKAAKPLKAKIDRLLVQNTTASATDHSITKPFNYTVRAITVKGSNINFDTPCTINVNASFPEGGSVAVKYKGALNDIGTMDAYVSVKNLALKHFSNYSHHFTGYPISAGTLAFASENKINNFELDSKNIIDIYNIDVGDKDPDSDPEFMVPMKVGLYILKDKDDKIEFDVPVHGNMKDPKFSIGKIIWTTVSNLLIKVALSPLKIVGNLASTGAGAIGIDLGKNDEVVIDATSAKFTSEQYAKATKMTEALAKDKNLKLIFTQYYSPRKTVEAYKTIKLKTEYYKKSQGKEKLTELDERAIAEMKDSDEGFQAFLKESGSVDQKELRKEISALAEQRNQDLLKVLQQQKGVTKKNIKVNTAPANKLSSHRGKAMYKVTVDVQ